The Kordia sp. SMS9 genome window below encodes:
- a CDS encoding HTTM domain-containing protein, which translates to MLTKFLYKQVDNTSLIVFRVFFGLLIGLEGFGAIATGWVKRTFIDPEFTFPFIGFEGILTPMQQTLQKPLLDFNLFGIEWLNMAEYTYGFYFYFALMGICGFLVMIGYKYRWSIGIFTILWTAVYLMQKTSYNNHYYLLVLLCVFMWIVPAHQYLSVDVKKNPALKKNYMPNWVLVIFILQLFIVYTYASVAKMYPDWWSGEVTTNLMAGRKHVPIVGEFLQQKWIHNMLTYVGVAFDLLVIPGLLWKRTRVFFFVCSIVFHLFNSFVLHIGIFPYMSLALCLFFFEPKTIRNIFIKKKEIYTGNEVIVAPYSKIIVPIFVIYFISQILLPLRHWTYEDDVLWTEEGHRLSWRMMLRSKSGHVTLKVVNKENGDITYVRPKEYTSEKQARRVAVKPDMMWQFVQFLKKEFAKKGSDVAIYANGLVQVNNHPRQRLFNPDVDLAAEEWSHFSHHDWLLPFKSKYDQKKKRGSKK; encoded by the coding sequence ATGCTAACTAAATTCCTTTACAAACAAGTAGACAATACGTCACTCATTGTATTTCGAGTGTTTTTTGGTTTATTAATTGGTTTGGAAGGATTTGGCGCTATTGCCACAGGTTGGGTAAAACGCACCTTTATTGATCCTGAATTCACGTTTCCGTTTATTGGGTTTGAAGGTATTTTAACACCAATGCAGCAAACATTACAAAAACCATTATTAGATTTCAATTTATTTGGGATCGAATGGTTGAACATGGCAGAGTATACCTACGGCTTTTATTTTTATTTCGCTTTGATGGGAATTTGTGGTTTTCTCGTGATGATTGGCTATAAATACCGCTGGAGTATTGGAATTTTTACCATACTATGGACTGCTGTATATTTAATGCAAAAAACTTCGTACAACAATCATTACTATTTATTGGTGTTATTGTGTGTGTTTATGTGGATCGTTCCTGCGCATCAGTACCTTTCGGTTGATGTGAAAAAAAATCCTGCGCTGAAAAAAAATTATATGCCCAATTGGGTATTGGTAATTTTCATATTGCAACTATTTATTGTGTATACGTATGCTTCTGTGGCAAAAATGTATCCAGATTGGTGGTCGGGCGAAGTCACCACAAATTTAATGGCTGGACGTAAACACGTACCCATCGTTGGTGAATTTTTACAACAAAAGTGGATTCACAACATGCTTACCTATGTTGGCGTTGCTTTTGATTTGCTCGTAATTCCTGGTTTGTTGTGGAAACGTACCCGTGTATTTTTCTTTGTGTGTTCCATTGTATTCCATCTGTTCAACTCGTTTGTATTACACATTGGAATTTTCCCATACATGTCGTTAGCATTGTGTTTATTCTTCTTTGAACCAAAAACCATCCGCAACATCTTTATAAAGAAAAAAGAAATTTATACAGGAAATGAAGTAATTGTTGCACCATATAGCAAAATCATCGTTCCCATTTTTGTCATTTATTTTATTTCACAAATTCTTTTGCCATTGCGTCACTGGACGTATGAAGATGATGTATTATGGACCGAAGAAGGACATCGGTTGAGCTGGCGGATGATGCTGCGTTCCAAATCAGGACATGTGACGCTAAAAGTTGTCAATAAAGAAAATGGCGATATTACGTACGTTCGGCCAAAAGAATATACTTCTGAAAAACAAGCAAGACGTGTTGCGGTAAAACCAGACATGATGTGGCAATTTGTACAATTTTTGAAAAAAGAATTCGCCAAAAAAGGTTCCGATGTTGCCATTTACGCCAATGGTTTGGTGCAAGTGAACAATCATCCGCGACAACGACTTTTTAATCCAGATGTAGATTTGGCGGCGGAAGAATGGTCACACTTTTCGCATCACGATTGGTTATTGCCTTTTAAAAGCAAGTACGATCAAAAGAAGAAAAGAGGTTCGAAAAAATAA
- a CDS encoding tetratricopeptide repeat protein yields the protein MRIFLFLIFSMAMCTQTWAQNDALAQQYYEKGEYKKAIVAFEKLYKSAPRKINYFIGMINSYQQLEDFETAEKLLLAEIENPTLKRLNPILYVETGFNYDLKRDSIIANSYYEKAVAYTQQKISASYSIGRAFEKKSLLDYALRVYKYAMEENPNYNFLNNIARIYGEKGDIEKMFSSYLDLIKNREEQKGYSQRIISQFLRNDPNNENNTLFRKLLLKRNQEEPNLLWNELLSWLFIQQKQYKRAFIQEKAIYMNGDYSLQRIFELANLSIEDGDDETAREILNYIIDNSTQDMTIIRASQNLLQLDIDAVADGNYDEIQQRFEALLAEYGRNFRTILLQRDYANFLAFQKNDPEAGIAYLKEATELKLTLRQAAVVKLALGDILVYQEQFNQALIYFSQVQKALKNDVKGQEARFRVARTSYYKGDFAWAETQLKVLKSSVSQLIANDALQLKLIISDNSLEDSTQTALKKYAKADLLSYQKKETEAIAKLEEILQNHKGEKIEDEALFMQAKLYEKRDEFDKARLNYKKIIEFYKEDILADDAYFAMAQLYLNHFDDPEKAKQYFEEIIFNHQDSIHYVEAQKAYRRLRGDAVN from the coding sequence ATGCGTATCTTCTTATTCCTCATTTTCAGTATGGCAATGTGTACCCAAACATGGGCGCAAAATGATGCATTGGCGCAACAATATTATGAAAAAGGAGAATACAAAAAAGCCATTGTAGCTTTTGAAAAACTCTATAAAAGCGCGCCGCGGAAAATCAATTATTTTATTGGAATGATCAATAGTTACCAGCAATTGGAAGATTTTGAAACTGCTGAAAAACTATTGTTAGCAGAAATAGAAAATCCAACGCTAAAACGGTTGAATCCTATTTTATATGTAGAAACAGGTTTTAATTACGATCTAAAACGCGATTCCATCATTGCAAATAGTTATTATGAAAAAGCCGTTGCCTACACACAGCAGAAAATTTCTGCTTCGTATAGTATTGGTCGTGCGTTTGAAAAAAAATCTTTGTTAGATTATGCCTTGCGAGTGTACAAATACGCCATGGAAGAAAATCCAAATTACAATTTCCTCAACAACATAGCGCGTATTTATGGTGAAAAAGGAGACATTGAAAAAATGTTTTCTAGCTATTTGGATTTGATCAAAAATCGCGAAGAGCAAAAAGGCTATTCGCAACGAATTATCAGTCAATTTTTACGGAATGATCCGAATAACGAAAACAATACACTCTTTCGAAAATTATTGCTCAAACGCAATCAAGAAGAACCAAACTTATTGTGGAACGAATTGTTGAGCTGGTTATTTATTCAGCAAAAACAATACAAAAGAGCGTTCATTCAAGAGAAAGCTATTTACATGAATGGCGATTATTCATTACAACGCATTTTTGAGTTGGCAAACCTGAGCATTGAAGATGGTGATGATGAAACAGCGCGCGAAATTCTAAATTATATCATTGACAATTCTACACAAGATATGACCATCATTCGTGCGTCTCAAAACTTATTGCAACTGGATATTGACGCTGTGGCAGATGGAAACTATGACGAAATTCAGCAACGATTTGAAGCATTATTAGCAGAATACGGACGTAACTTCCGAACGATATTATTACAACGCGATTATGCGAATTTTTTAGCATTCCAAAAAAACGATCCGGAAGCTGGAATTGCCTATTTAAAAGAAGCCACAGAACTCAAATTGACCTTACGTCAAGCGGCAGTTGTCAAATTGGCTTTGGGTGATATTTTGGTGTATCAAGAGCAATTCAATCAGGCATTAATCTACTTTTCACAAGTACAAAAAGCCTTGAAAAATGATGTCAAAGGACAAGAAGCACGTTTTCGGGTAGCGCGAACCAGTTATTACAAAGGTGATTTTGCTTGGGCAGAAACGCAACTCAAAGTATTAAAATCGTCTGTTTCACAACTCATTGCGAATGATGCTTTGCAACTCAAATTGATCATTTCTGATAATTCCTTAGAAGATTCTACACAAACAGCGTTGAAAAAATATGCAAAAGCAGACTTGCTATCGTATCAAAAAAAAGAAACAGAAGCCATTGCCAAGTTGGAAGAAATTTTGCAAAATCACAAAGGAGAAAAAATTGAAGATGAAGCCTTATTCATGCAAGCAAAACTCTATGAAAAACGTGATGAATTTGACAAAGCGCGTTTAAATTACAAAAAAATTATTGAGTTTTACAAAGAAGACATTCTCGCAGACGACGCGTATTTTGCCATGGCACAACTCTACCTCAACCATTTTGACGATCCTGAAAAAGCCAAGCAATACTTTGAAGAAATCATATTCAATCATCAAGACAGTATTCATTATGTAGAAGCGCAAAAAGCGTATCGCAGGTTGCGTGGTGATGCGGTGAATTAA
- the serS gene encoding serine--tRNA ligase, with the protein MLQLQFIREHKAEIIEALKKRNFDATDVVNEVVSLDEARRSLQVELDNTLASSNKLSKEIGQLFKSGERQKAEILREKSSQLKAKAEGLKTELKAKEEALPELLYTIPNVPNDLVPAGNSEEDNEEVFRKGEIPTLHENAQPHWELVKKYDIIDFELGNKIAGAGFPVYKGKGARLQRALIQYFLDKNTDAGYTEYQVPHLVNEASGYGTGQLPDKEGQMYHVTADDLYLIPTAEVPVTNMFRGDLLKAEDLPICCTGYTPCFRREAGSYGAHVRGLNRLHQFDKVEIVRIERPENSYAALDGMVNHIKEMLEELKLPYRILRLCGGDLGFTAALTYDFEVFSTAQDRWLEISSVSNFETFQANRLKLRIKDKDGKKQLAHTLNGSALALPRVLAGILENYQTENGIEIPEVLRKYTGFDMIS; encoded by the coding sequence ATGTTACAATTACAATTTATTAGAGAACACAAAGCCGAAATTATTGAAGCTTTGAAGAAGCGAAATTTTGATGCCACTGACGTTGTAAACGAAGTGGTTTCGTTGGATGAAGCACGCCGAAGTTTACAGGTGGAATTAGACAACACCTTAGCGTCCTCTAATAAATTATCGAAGGAAATTGGACAGTTGTTTAAAAGTGGAGAACGCCAAAAAGCAGAAATTTTACGTGAAAAAAGCTCGCAGTTAAAAGCAAAAGCGGAAGGTTTGAAAACGGAATTGAAAGCAAAGGAAGAAGCACTTCCTGAACTTTTATATACAATTCCAAATGTACCAAATGACTTAGTTCCTGCGGGAAATAGCGAAGAAGATAACGAAGAAGTGTTTCGCAAAGGTGAGATTCCTACGTTGCATGAAAATGCGCAACCACATTGGGAACTCGTAAAGAAATACGACATTATCGATTTTGAACTCGGAAATAAAATTGCAGGTGCTGGATTTCCTGTGTATAAAGGAAAAGGTGCGCGTTTGCAACGTGCGTTGATTCAGTATTTTTTAGATAAAAATACAGATGCTGGTTACACAGAATATCAAGTGCCACATTTGGTAAATGAAGCTTCTGGGTACGGAACAGGTCAGTTGCCAGACAAAGAAGGACAAATGTATCATGTAACTGCAGACGATTTGTATTTGATTCCCACAGCAGAAGTTCCGGTGACGAATATGTTTCGTGGCGATTTGCTAAAAGCGGAAGATTTGCCAATTTGTTGTACAGGCTACACACCGTGTTTTCGCCGTGAAGCAGGAAGTTACGGAGCGCATGTACGCGGATTGAATCGTTTGCATCAGTTTGACAAAGTGGAAATTGTACGTATTGAACGTCCTGAAAATTCGTATGCAGCATTAGACGGTATGGTAAATCACATCAAAGAAATGTTGGAAGAATTGAAACTTCCGTACCGAATTTTACGTTTGTGTGGTGGCGATTTAGGATTTACCGCAGCATTGACCTACGATTTTGAAGTATTTTCAACGGCGCAAGATCGTTGGTTGGAAATCAGTTCGGTATCTAACTTTGAAACCTTTCAAGCAAATCGTTTAAAACTCAGAATCAAAGATAAAGACGGTAAAAAACAATTAGCACATACATTAAACGGAAGTGCGTTGGCTTTGCCAAGAGTCTTAGCAGGAATCTTAGAAAATTACCAAACCGAAAACGGCATTGAAATTCCAGAAGTATTGCGCAAATACACAGGTTTCGATATGATTTCGTAA